The following are from one region of the Heliangelus exortis chromosome 2, bHelExo1.hap1, whole genome shotgun sequence genome:
- the MED30 gene encoding mediator of RNA polymerase II transcription subunit 30, whose amino-acid sequence MSTPPLAGAGMPPGAFSGTQAQAAREVNTASLCRIGQETVQDIVFRTMEIFQLLRNMQLPNGVTYHTGTYQDRLGKLQEHLRQLSVLFRKLRLVYDKCNENCAGLDPVPIEQLIPYVEEDGSKHDDRGAASQLRFASEERREIMEVNKKLKQKNQQLKQIMDQLRNLIWDINAMLAMRN is encoded by the exons ATGTCAACCCCCCctctggcaggagcaggcaTGCCGCCCGGGGCCTTCTCAGGGACCCAGGCTCAGGCAGCTAGGGAGGTAAATACAGCTTCCCTCTGTCGAATTGGCCAAGAGACTGTGCAGGACATTGTGTTCCGAACTATGGAAATCTTCCAGTTACTGAGGAACATGCAG TTACCAAATGGTGTTACTTACCATACTGGAACATACCAAGACAGActgggaaagctgcaggaacaTCTCCGTCAGCTGTCAGTGCTCTTCAGAAAACTGAGACTCGTCTATGACAAATGCAATGAAAACTGTGCTGGGCTTGATCCTGTTCCCATAGAA CAACTTATTCCCTATGTTGAAGAAGATGGCTCCAAGCACGATGATCGTGGTGCTGCAAGTCAGCTTCGTTTTGCTAgtgaagagagaagggaaatcATGGAAGTGAACAAG aaactgaaacagaagaatcagcagctgaagcagatCATGGATCAGCTACGGAATCTCATTTGGGACATAAATGCCATGTTGGCAATGCGGAACTGA